One window from the genome of Motacilla alba alba isolate MOTALB_02 unplaced genomic scaffold, Motacilla_alba_V1.0_pri HiC_scaffold_35, whole genome shotgun sequence encodes:
- the LOC119696760 gene encoding epithelial membrane protein 3-like encodes MNLLPAAVTALHLLILLLLFIATLDKGWWVLPDAQPLNLWYDCAPQNRSQGWECSSLGLSPLLRGVQGLVVASLLLSALGLLLFLGQLLGGPRGRPFLPSAAAQLLAGLAALLAAGLFVAGGGRAGGGRPGHCPALAGLGGALALASGGGYLRLRARD; translated from the exons atGAATCTCCTCCCGGCCGCCGTCACCGCCCTTcatctcctcatcctcctcctcctcttcatcgCCACCCTGGACAAG ggctggtgggTGCTGCCGGACGCGCAGCCCCTGAACCTCTGGTACGACTGCGCCCCCCAAAAccgctcccagggctgggagtgcagcagCCTCGGCCTCAGCC ccctgctgcggGGCGTGCAGGGGCTGGTGGtggcctccctgctgctctcgGCCCTCggcctcctcctcttcctcgggcagctgctgggggggcCCCGCGGGCGCCCCTTCCTGCCCTCGGCCGCcgcccagctgctggcag GGCTGGCGGCGCTGCTGGCGGCCGGGCTCTTCGTGGCGGGCGGTGGCCGCGCGGGCGGTGGCCGTCCCGGGCACTGCCCCGCCCTGGCCGGGCTGGGCGGGGCCCTGGCGCTGGCCAGCGGGGGCGGCTACCTGCGCCTGCGGGCGCGCGACTGA
- the LOC119696702 gene encoding basic salivary proline-rich protein 2-like, translated as MGGVPQPWLGLGGGPGAIDGGPSVPPAPQMDGARRRVELLEEQLQRAGAALGGSLGVLPRLRRELEGLRGERRRLRRLLRRRLQELEETQRQIEAELERAAAAQRDRVPQVSRGSRGGSRGSRGAQDEAERERGRERQRRLRSFLGAKQRARPHPGTGGAIGGEEEEEEEAWTDGDAQSFSRFLLLTEQHRELQELQQQVEQLRAAVAAAETPEEPGGPPGDPETETRELREQERRGREELEQLRAGLAELLAQLEEGRGDPDPNPGDPPGDPPGIGDPPGIGDPLWEQLRLLEVGVTRLLLRGGGTPGSGPGRERGHLEPPPPSTPPQPQGGPPGGGGRGGETPEPRRAAGEGPERGAEPRGTPPPHPPAEFGGSPGPPRALSPPLTPIGRRGPPTQPCSRPPPRRHGNQVNIWGGRGRVAPGNGQTSQNSAKRPKTSPGGRGKWGRGGGAALCPPCPPPRGWGHTWLPLPRFGDTPGTLPPEPPPPPSW; from the exons ATGGGGGGGGTCCCGCAGCCGTGGCTGGGGCTtggggggggtcccggggccaTCGATGGGggtcccagtgtccccccagccccacagatgGACGGGGCCCGGCGCagggtggagctgctggaggagcagctgcagagg GCGGGGGCAGCACttggggggtccctgggggtcCTGCCGCGCCTGCGCCgggagctggaggggctgcggggggagcggcggcggctgcggcgcCTCCTGAGGCGGCGGCTCCAG gagctggaggagacgCAGCGGCAGATCGAGGCTGAGCTGGAGCGAGCGGCCGCGGCCCAGAGAGACAG GGTCCCGCAGGtgtcccgggggtcccgggggggctcccgggggtcccggggggcgCAGGACGAGGCcgagcgggagcggggccgggagcggcagCGGCGCCTGCGGAGCTTCCTGGGGGCCAAGCAGAGAGCGCGGCCCCACCCGGGTACGGGGGGGGCAattgggggg gaggaggaggaggaggaagaggccTGGACGGACG gggacGCCCAGAGCTTCTCGCGGTTCCTGCTGCTGACGGAGCAGCaccgggagctgcaggagctgcagcagcaggtggagcag CTGCGGGCAGCGGTGGCAGCAGCCGAGACCCCCGAGGAGCCGGGGGGACCCCCGGGGGACCCCGAAACTGAGACCCGGGAGCTGCGGGAGCAGGAGcggagggggagggaggagctggagcagctgagggcag GGCTGGcggagctgctggcccagctggaGGAGGGACGGGGGGACCCCGACCCCAATCCCGGGGACCCCCCCGGGGACCCCCCCGGGATCGGGGACCCCCCCGGGATCGGGGACcccctgtgggagcagctgcgGCTCCTGGAAGTTGGGGTGACCCGGCTGCTGCTGCGGGGGGGGGGCACCCCCGGCTCCG gtcctggcagggaaCGAGGCCATTTGGAGCCGCCCCCCCCCTCCAcgcccccccagccccag GGAGGACCCCCCggggggggaggaagaggaggagagacCCCTGAGCCCCGGCGAGCTGCGGGAGAGGGTCCTGAGAGAG GTGCTGAGCCGCGAGGgaccccccctccccaccccccgGCTGAATTTGGGGGGTCCCCGGGCCCCCCGCGAGCCCTGAGCCCCCCCCTCACCCCCATCGGACGTCGGGGTCCCCCCACCCAGCCATGTTCCCGTCCCCCCCCCCGTCGCCATGGCAACCAAGTAAATATTTGGGGCGGTCGCGGTCGCGTTGCCCCCGGCAACGGCCAAACTTCCCAAAACAGCGCGAAACGGCCCAAAACGAGCccgggggggagggggaagtgggggaggggcgggggcgCCGCCCTttgtcccccgtgtcccccacccaggggctggggacacacgTGGCTGCCCCTCCCCCGCtttggggacaccccagggaccctccccccagagcccccccctcccccttcGTGGTGA
- the LOC119696743 gene encoding myeloid-associated differentiation marker homolog, with amino-acid sequence MPPPCRPPSPLRCVQALSALLALALSAAPGYWNPGEGDGCLSAWALSFVFTTLLLLNDAFRRPPPRRDLPLALATAAAMACATATILWPLGHLRGHEGGQGRPRALRAAATAASAIATLAYAAEVTRDRARPGEAAPYLATPSGLLKVAEAFLALLLLGLSAELGAASGPAALRWCLGIFCVSFVLGVLLVGGCLLGWGWCGWMRDPEGLRWGLGVYAGLGVVAYGAATVLWALYSFSDDMGGQPRRPYNCPATCPWDRKVLVAVLSGLNLVAFGVDLGQTGRLVLLRA; translated from the coding sequence ATGCCCCCTCCGTGCCGCCCCCCGTCCCCTCTGCGCTGCGTGCAGGCCCTCAGCGCCCTCCTGGCGCTGGCGCTGTCCGCGGCCCCTGGCTACTGGAACCCGGGCGAGGGCGACGGCTGCTTGTCCGCCTGGGCCTTGTCCTTCGTCTTcaccaccctcctcctcctcaacGACGCCTtccgccgcccgccgccccgccgcgaCCTCCCGCTGGCCCTGgccaccgccgccgccatgGCTTGCGCCACCGCCACCATCTTGTGGCCGCTGGGCCACCTCCGGGGACACGAGGGCGGCCAGGGCCGCCCCCGCGCCCTCCGCGCCGCCGCCACGGCCGCTTCGGCCATCGCCACGCTGGCCTACGCCGCCGAGGTGACCCGCGACCGGGCGCGACCCGGCGAGGCCGCCCCGTACCTGGCCACCCCCTCGGGGCTGCTCAAGGTGGCCGAAGCCTTCctcgccctcctcctcctcgggcTGTCGGCCGAGCTGGGCGCGGCGTCGGGGCCGGCGGCCTTGCGCTGGTGCCTGGGCATCTTCTGCGTGTCCTTcgtgctgggggtgctgctggtcgggggctgcctgctgggttgGGGGTGGTGCGGCTGGATGAGGGACCCCGAGGGGCTGCGCTGGGGGCTGGGGGTCTACGCCGGGCTGGGGGTGGTGGCCTACGGGGCGGCCACGGTGCTGTGGGCGCTCTACAGCTTCTCGGACGACATGGGGGGCCAGCCCCGGAGACCCTACAATTGCCCGGCCACGTGCCCCTGGGACAGGAAGGTGCTGGTGGCCGTGCTCAGCGGCCTCAACTTGGTGGcgtttggggtggatttggggcagACGGGGAGGTTGGTGCTGTTGAGGGCCTGA